In Aliarcobacter faecis, a genomic segment contains:
- a CDS encoding FeoA family protein, with protein sequence MSINDLITDKPAKITDIICDDVLRNRLYSFGIIKGSTICVTAKSMAKKTIEIKVNQSKIALRDSEASKIKVSHE encoded by the coding sequence ATGAGTATAAATGATTTAATTACAGACAAACCAGCTAAAATTACAGATATTATCTGTGATGATGTACTAAGAAATAGGCTTTATTCTTTTGGAATTATAAAAGGTTCAACTATTTGTGTAACTGCTAAATCAATGGCAAAAAAAACTATTGAAATAAAAGTAAATCAATCAAAAATTGCGTTAAGAGATTCTGAAGCTTCAAAAATAAAGGTATCTCATGAATAA
- a CDS encoding Fur family transcriptional regulator, with the protein MIDNYDEIIEELKKIVKQKGLKYTEQREIVLSILLHANGHLTAEEIYNQIKKDYPGSNVGIATVYRALNFLEEVDLIASINFGTDSKKYESNTKSHHDHLICTDCGKIVEFVDEEIEKRQEKIAKVNKFKITDHSMQLYGICESCQK; encoded by the coding sequence ATGATAGATAATTACGATGAAATAATAGAAGAGTTAAAGAAAATAGTTAAGCAAAAAGGGCTTAAATATACAGAACAAAGAGAGATAGTTCTTAGTATTTTACTTCATGCTAATGGACATTTAACAGCTGAAGAGATCTATAATCAGATAAAAAAAGATTATCCAGGATCAAATGTTGGAATTGCTACAGTTTACAGAGCATTAAATTTCTTAGAAGAAGTTGATTTAATTGCTTCAATAAATTTTGGAACTGATAGTAAAAAATATGAAAGCAATACTAAATCTCACCATGATCACTTAATTTGTACAGATTGTGGAAAAATAGTAGAGTTTGTAGATGAAGAAATTGAGAAAAGACAAGAAAAAATTGCAAAAGTAAATAAGTTTAAAATAACTGATCACTCAATGCAATTATATGGTATTTGTGAATCTTGCCAAAAATAA
- a CDS encoding flavodoxin, whose protein sequence is MATAIFFGSNTGNCEYIAKKIAKKLGEIDIYNLDKTKISKINDYDKIILGASTWGDGELNDDWESAWDDFQELNLSNKTIALFGLGDQESYCDEFSNAIGIIYDHLKTTDAKIVGFTSTEGYYHDYSKAQIDDKFVGLVIDEDNQSDLTDKRIDDWINDIKSEIL, encoded by the coding sequence ATGGCAACAGCAATATTTTTTGGAAGCAATACTGGAAATTGTGAATATATAGCTAAAAAAATAGCTAAAAAATTAGGTGAAATAGATATTTATAATCTTGACAAAACAAAAATAAGTAAAATAAATGATTATGATAAGATTATTTTAGGTGCTTCAACTTGGGGAGATGGAGAGTTAAATGATGATTGGGAAAGTGCTTGGGATGATTTTCAAGAGCTTAATCTTTCAAATAAAACAATAGCACTTTTTGGATTAGGTGATCAAGAAAGTTATTGTGATGAATTCTCAAATGCAATAGGGATTATTTATGATCATTTAAAAACAACAGATGCAAAAATTGTTGGTTTTACATCAACAGAAGGTTACTATCATGACTACTCAAAAGCTCAAATAGATGATAAATTTGTTGGTTTAGTAATAGATGAAGATAATCAAAGTGATTTAACAGACAAAAGAATTGATGATTGGATAAATGATATAAAATCAGAAATTTTATAA